One window of Gammaproteobacteria bacterium genomic DNA carries:
- the accA gene encoding acetyl-CoA carboxylase carboxyl transferase subunit alpha: MNLNFLEFEQPIAELEAQIEELRHLGNDTNINISEEVERLRRKSEELTRQIFSRLDAWQIAQLARHPLRPYTLDYIEYLFTEYDEMCGDRAYANDYALIGGTARFHGQPVVVIGHQKGRETREKVKRNFGMPRPEGYRKAKRLMQLAEKFSLPVITFIDTPGAYPGIGAEERGQSEAIAANLKLMSGLRTPIVVNVIGEGGSGGALAIGVGDRVNMLQYSTYSVISPEGCASILWKSAEKAKEAAQAMGITAHRLLELGLIDAVVEEPLGGAHRNPKLMAERLGARIAADLESLKDLPADELVCQRYQKIMAYSTLNFG; the protein is encoded by the coding sequence ATGAACCTGAATTTTCTCGAATTTGAACAACCAATTGCGGAACTGGAAGCACAAATTGAAGAACTCCGGCATTTGGGGAACGATACCAACATTAATATCTCGGAAGAAGTGGAGCGGTTACGCCGTAAGAGCGAAGAGCTGACACGACAAATTTTTAGTCGCCTTGATGCATGGCAGATCGCTCAGCTGGCCAGACATCCTTTACGTCCATATACGCTTGATTACATCGAGTATTTGTTTACCGAATACGATGAGATGTGTGGCGATCGAGCCTATGCGAACGACTACGCTTTGATTGGCGGTACCGCTCGTTTTCATGGCCAGCCGGTCGTTGTCATTGGCCATCAGAAAGGTCGGGAGACGCGCGAGAAAGTTAAGCGAAATTTCGGCATGCCTAGACCCGAAGGGTACCGAAAGGCAAAACGGCTAATGCAGTTGGCCGAAAAATTCTCCTTGCCCGTGATTACTTTTATTGACACACCTGGTGCATATCCTGGCATTGGGGCCGAGGAGCGTGGTCAGAGCGAGGCAATTGCCGCGAACTTGAAACTCATGTCAGGGCTTCGGACTCCAATTGTGGTGAATGTGATCGGGGAAGGGGGATCTGGTGGTGCATTGGCGATAGGTGTGGGCGATCGGGTCAATATGCTGCAGTACAGCACTTATTCTGTCATTTCCCCCGAAGGCTGTGCTTCGATTTTATGGAAGTCAGCGGAGAAGGCCAAGGAAGCAGCGCAAGCGATGGGCATCACAGCACACCGTTTGTTAGAACTGGGCTTGATTGATGCTGTCGTTGAAGAACCATTGGGCGGCGCACACCGCAATCCAAAACTGATGGCGGAACGCTTAGGGGCTCGGATTGCCGCTGATCTCGAAAGTTTAAAAGATTTGCCAGCGGATGAGCTGGTTTGCCAGCGCTATCAAAAAATTATGGCTTATTCGACGTTGAATTTTGGTTGA